In Equus asinus isolate D_3611 breed Donkey chromosome 13, EquAss-T2T_v2, whole genome shotgun sequence, one DNA window encodes the following:
- the COL1A1 gene encoding collagen alpha-1(I) chain precursor: MFSFVDLRLLLLLAATALLTHGQEEGQEEGQEEDIPAVTCIQDGLRYHDRAVWKPEPCRVCICDNGNVLCDDVICEDTKNCPGASVPKDECCPVCPEGQVSPTDDQTTGVEGPKGDTGPRGPRGPAGPPGRDGIPGQPGLPGPPGPPGPPGPPGLGGNFAPQLSYGYDEKSAGISVPGPMGPSGPRGLPGPPGAPGPQGFQGPPGEPGEPGASGPMGPRGPPGPPGKNGDDGEAGKPGRPGERGPPGPQGARGLPGTAGLPGMKGHRGFSGLDGAKGDAGPAGPKGEPGSPGENGAPGQMGPRGLPGERGRPGAPGPAGARGNDGATGAAGPPGPTGPAGPPGFPGAVGAKGEAGPQGARGSEGPQGVRGEPGPPGPAGAAGPAGNPGADGQPGAKGANGAPGIAGAPGFPGARGPSGPQGPSGPPGPKGNSGEPGAPGNKGDTGAKGEPGPTGIQGPPGPAGEEGKRGARGEPGPTGLPGPPGERGGPGARGFPGADGVAGPKGPAGERGAPGPAGPKGSPGEAGRPGEAGLPGAKGLTGSPGSPGPDGKTGPPGPAGQDGRPGPPGPPGARGQAGVMGFPGPKGAAGEPGKAGERGVPGPPGAVGPAGKDGEAGAQGPPGPAGPAGERGEQGPAGSPGFQGLPGPAGPPGESGKPGEQGVPGDLGAPGPSGARGERGFPGERGVQGPPGPAGPRGSNGAPGNDGAKGDAGAPGAPGSQGAPGLQGMPGERGAAGLPGPKGDRGDAGPKGADGSPGKDGVRGLTGPIGPPGPAGAPGDKGETGPSGPAGPTGARGAPGDRGEPGPPGPAGFAGPPGADGQPGAKGEPGDAGAKGDAGPPGPAGPAGPPGPIGSVGAPGPKGARGSAGPPGATGFPGAAGRVGPPGPSGNAGPPGPPGPVGKEGGKGPRGETGPAGRPGEAGPPGPPGPAGEKGSPGADGPAGAPGTPGPQGIAGQRGVVGLPGQRGERGFPGLPGPSGEPGKQGPSGASGERGPPGPVGPPGLAGPPGESGREGSPGAEGSPGRDGSPGPKGDRGETGPAGPPGAPGAPGAPGPVGPAGKSGDRGEAGPAGPAGPIGPVGARGPAGPQGPRGDKGETGEQGDRGIKGHRGFSGLQGPPGPPGSPGEQGPSGASGPAGPRGPPGSAGAPGKDGLNGLPGPIGPPGPRGRTGDAGPVGPPGPPGPPGPPGPPSAGFDFSFLPQPPQEKSHDGGRYYRADDANVVRDRDLEVDTTLKSLSQQIENIRSPEGSRKNPARTCRDLKMCHSDWKSGEYWIDPNQGCNLDAIKVFCNMETGETCVYPTQPQVAQKNWYISKNPKDKRHVWYGESMTDGFQFEYGGQGSDPADVAIQLTFLRLMSTEASQNITYHCKNSVAYMDQQTGNLKKALLLQGSNEIEIRAEGNSRFTYSVTYDGCTSHTGAWGKTVIEYKTTKTSRLPIIDVAPLDIGAPDQEFGIDIGPVCFL; this comes from the exons ATGTTCAGCTTTGTGGACCTCCGGCTCCTGCTCCTCTTAGCGGCCACCGCCCTCCTGACGCACGGCCAAGAGGAGGGCCAAGAAGAAGGCCAAGAAGAAGACA TCCCAGCAGTAACCTGCATACAGGACGGCCTCAGGTACCACGACCGAGCCGTATGGAAACCCGAGCCCTGCCGGGTCTGTATCTGCGACAATGGCAACGTGTTGTGCGATGACGTGATCTGCGAAGACACCAAGAACTGTCCTGGAGCCTCGGTCCCCAAGGACGAGTGCTGCCCCGTCTGCCCCGAAGGCCAGG TGTCACCTACAGACGACCAAACCACAGGAGTCGAG GGACCCAAAGGAGACACTGGTCCCCGAGGCCCAAGG GGACCCGCAGGCCCCCCTGGCCGAGATGGCATCCCCGGACAGCCTGGACTCCCCGGCCCCCCCGGGCCTCCTGGACCTCCCGGACCCCCTGGCCTCGGAGGA AACTTTGCTCCCCAGTTGTCTTATGGCtatgatgagaaatctgctggaaTTTCCGTGCCTGGCCCCATG gGTCCTTCTGGTCCTCGTGGTCTCCCTGGCCCCCCTGGCGCGCCC GGTCCCCAAGGTTTCCAAGGCCCCCCTGGTGAGCCTGGCGAGCCTGGAGCCTCA GGTCCCATGGGTCCCCGCGGTCCCCCTGGCCCCCCTGGCAAGAACGGAGATGAT GGTGAAGCTGGAAAGCCTGGTCGTCCTGGTGAGCGTGGGCCTCCTGGACCTCAG GGTGCTCGGGGATTGCCTGGAACAGCTGGCCTCCCTGGAATGAAGGGACACAGA GGTTTCAGTGGTTTGGATGGTGCCAAGGGAGATGCTGGTCCTGCTGGCCCCAAG GGTGAGCCTGGTAGCCCTGGTGAAAATGGAGCTCCTGGCCAGATG GGTCCCCGTGGTCTGCCTGGTGAGAGAGGTCGCCCTGGAGCCCCTGGCCCTGCT GGTGCTCGTGGAAATGATGGTGCTACTGGTGCTGCTGGACCACCT GGTCCCACTGGCCCCGCTGGTCCTCCTGGTTTCCCTGGTGCTGTTGGTGCTAAG GGTGAAGCTGGTCCCCAAGGAGCCCGAGGCTCTGAAGGTCCCCAGGGTGTGCGTGGTGAGCCTGGCCCCCCCGGCCCCGCTGGTGCTGCTGGCCCCGCT GGAAACCCTGGTGCTGATGGACAGCCTGGTGCTAAGGGTGCCAAT GGCGCTCCTGGTATTGCTGGTGCTCCTGGCTTCCCTGGTGCCCGAGGCCCCTCTGGACCCCAGGGCCCCAGTGGCCCCCCTGGTCCCAAGGGTAACAGC GGTGAACCTGGTGCTCCCGGCAACAAAGGAGACACCGGTGCCAAGGGAGAGCCC ggccccactGGTATTCAAGGCCCCCCTGGCCCTGCTGGGGAAGAAGGAAAGCGAGGAGCCCGAGGTGAACCTGGACCCACTGGCCTGCCCGGACCCCCTGGCGAGCGT GGTGGACCTGGTGCCCGTGGCTTCCCTGGAGCAGATGGTGTTGCTGGTCCCAAG GGTCCCGCTGGTGAACGTGGTGCTCCTGGCCCTGCTGGTCCCAAAGGTTCTCCTGGTGAAGCTGGTCGCCCCGGTGAAGCCGGTCTGCCTGGTGCCAAG GGTCTGACTGGAAGCCCTGGCAGCCCTGGTCCTGATGGCAAAACTGGGCCCCCT GGTCCCGCTGGTCAAGATGGTCGCCCCGGACCTCCAGGTCCCCCTGGTGCCCGTGGTCAGGCTGGTGTGATGGGATTCCCTGGACCTAAAGGTGCTGCT GGAGAGCCTGGCAAAGCTGGAGAACGAGGTGTTCCCGGACCCCCCGGTGCTGTG GGCCCTGCTGGCAAAGATGGAGAAGCTGGAGCTCAGGGACCCCCCGGCCCTGCT GGCCCCGCTGGTGAGAGAGGTGAACAAGGTCCTGCTGGCTCCCCAGGATTCCAG GGTCTCCCTGGCCCCGCTGGTCCTCCTGGTGAATCAGGCAAACCTGGTGAACAG GGTGTTCCTGGAGACCTTGGTGCCCCTGGCCCCTCTGGAGCAAGA gGAGAGAGAGGTTTCCCCGGTGAGCGTGGTGTGCAAGGTCCCCCCGGTCCTGCAGGTCCCCGTGGGTCCAACGGTGCCCCTGGCAACGATGGTGCTAAG GGTGATGCTGGTGCCCCTGGAGCTCCCGGTAGCCAGGGTGCCCCTGGCCTTCAGGGAATGCCTGGTGAACGAGGTGCAGCTGGTCTTCCAGGCCCTAAGGGTGACAGA GGCGATGCTGGTCCCAAAGGTGCTGATGGTTCTCCTGGCAAAGATGGCGTCCGTGGTCTGACTGGCCCCATCGGTCCTCCTGGCCCCGCTGGTGCCCCTGGCGACAAG GGTGAAACTGGTCCTAGCGGTCCTGCTGGTCCCACTGGAGCTCGTGGTGCCCCC GGAGACCGTGGTGAGCCTGGTCCTCCCGGCCCTGCTGGCTTTGCTGGCCCCCCT ggtGCTGATGGCCAACCTGGTGCTAAAGGCGAACCCGGTGATGCTGGTGCTAAAGGCGATGCTGGTCCCCCTGGCCCTGCTGGACCCGCCGGACCCCCTGGCCCCATT GGTAGCGTTGGTGCTCCTGGACCCAAAGGTGCTCGTGGCAGCGCTGGTCCCCCT GGTGCTACTGGTTTCCCTGGTGCTGCTGGCCGAGTCGGTCCCCCCGGCCCCTCT GGAAATGCTGGACCCCCTGGCCCTCCTGGCCCTGTTGGCAAAGAAGGCGGCAAAGGCCCCCGTGGTGAGACTGGCCCCGCTGGACGTCCTGGTGAGGCCGGTCCCCCTGGGCCCCCTGGCCCCGCTGGCGAGAAGGGATCTCCTGGTGCTGATGGACCTGCT GGTGCTCCCGGCACTCCTGGGCCTCAGGGCATTGCTGGACAGCGTGGTGTGGTCGGTCTGCCCGGTCAGCGAGGAGAAAGAGGCTTCCCTGGTCTTCCCGGCCCCTCT gGTGAACCCGGTAAGCAAGGTCCTTCTGGAGCAAGTGGTGAACGTGGCCCCCCTGGTCCCGTGGGCCCCCCTGGATTGGCTGGACCCCCTGGCGAGTCTGGACGTGAA GGATCCCCTGGTGCTGAAGGCTCCCCCGGACGAGACGGTTCTCCTGGCCCCAAG ggtGACCGTGGTGAGACTGGCCCTGCTGGACCCCCTGGTGCTCCTGGTGCCCCTGGTGCCCCTGGCCCCGTTGGCCCTGCTGGCAAGAGTGGCGATCGTGGTGAGGCT GGTCCTGCTGGTCCTGCTGGTCCCATCGGCCCCGTTGGTGCCCGTGGTCCTGCT GGACCCCAAGGCCCCCGTGGTGACAAGGGTGAGACAGGCGAACAGGGCGACAGAGGCATTAAGGGTCACCGTGGCTTCTCTGGTCTCCAGGGTCCCCCTGGTCCTCCC GGCTCTCCTGGTGAACAAGGTCCCTCTGGAGCTTCTGGTCCTGCTGGTCCCCGC GGTCCCCCTGGCTCTGCTGGTGCTCCTGGCAAAGATGGACTCAACGGTCTCCCAGGCCCCATCGGCCCCCCTGGTCCTCGTGGTCGCACTGGTGATGCTGGTCCTGTT GGTCCCCCCGGCCCTCCTGGACCCCCTGGTCCCCCTGGTCCTCCCAGCGCCGGTTTCGACTTCAGCTTCTTGCCTCAGCCACCTCAAGAGAAGTCTCACGATGGCGGCCGCTACTACCGGGCCGATGATGCCAATGTGGTCCGTGACCGTGACCTCGAGGTGGACACCACTCTCAAGAGCCTGAGCCAGCAGATCGAGAACATCCGGAGTCCCGAAGGCAGCCGCAAGAACCCAGCCCGTACCTGCCGTGACCTCAAGATGTGCCACTCTGACTGGAAGAGCG GAGAATACTGGATTGACCCCAACCAAGGCTGCAACCTGGACGCCATCAAGGTCTTCTGCAACATGGAGACAGGTGAGACCTGCGTGTACCCCACTCAGCCCCAAGTGGCCCAGAAGAACTGGTACATCAGCAAGAACCCCAAGGACAAGAGGCACGTCTGGTACGGCGAAAGCATGACCGACGGATTCCAG ttCGAGTATGGTGGCCAGGGCTCCGATCCTGCCGATGTGGCCATCCAGCTGACTTTCCTGCGCCTGATGTCCACCGAGGCCTCCCAGAACATCACCTACCACTGCAAGAACAGCGTGGCCTACATGGACCAGCAGACTGGCAACCTCAAGAaggccctgctcctccagggctcCAACGAGATCGAGATCCGGGCCGAGGGCAACAGCCGCTTCACCTACAGCGTCACCTACGATGGCTGCACG AGTCACACCGGAGCCTGGGGCAAGACAGTGATCGAATACAAAACCACCAAGACCTCCCGCTTGCCCATCATCGATGTGGCTCCCTTGGATATTGGCGCCCCAGACCAGGAATTCGGCATCGACATTGGCCCTGTCTGCTTCCTGTAA